One Mycoplasmopsis caviae DNA segment encodes these proteins:
- a CDS encoding nicotinate phosphoribosyltransferase has product MTSKKMNKYIASYFHKTEKILAKYNKNNVIVLQFFQRRDNSLLAGMQEVLDLLEKNTDTSKYIIRYLPDGTIINNLEVVLELEGHYHDFGKFEGLIDGILTRSTSIASNAYDCVQAAKGKNVIFMGDRADHYLMQEIDGRAVALAGIKSVSTEAQNILNNESTFGSVPHILIQNFGGNTAKAMQAYSELFPQNKIISLVDYHNNVIEQALESYKVLGNKLWGVRIDTSKNMVDHMFDNQEENPEHYGVNIEQVKNLRSALDKVGANDVKIVVSSGFNAAKIKKFEEADTPVDSYGVGAGIFKFVSSFSADAVLLNGKKEAKEGREYRPNPKLQIYHSKK; this is encoded by the coding sequence ATGACAAGTAAAAAAATGAACAAATATATTGCTAGTTACTTTCATAAAACTGAAAAAATATTAGCTAAATATAATAAAAATAATGTAATAGTTTTGCAGTTTTTTCAGCGACGAGACAATAGTTTACTTGCAGGTATGCAAGAAGTTCTTGACTTACTAGAAAAAAATACTGATACCAGTAAATACATTATCAGATATTTACCAGATGGGACTATTATAAATAATTTGGAAGTTGTACTTGAATTAGAAGGACATTATCATGATTTTGGTAAATTTGAGGGTTTAATTGATGGAATTCTAACTAGATCAACATCAATTGCATCAAATGCTTATGATTGTGTTCAAGCTGCAAAAGGTAAAAATGTAATTTTTATGGGAGATCGTGCTGACCACTACCTTATGCAGGAAATAGATGGTCGTGCAGTTGCGTTAGCAGGAATTAAATCAGTTTCAACAGAGGCCCAAAATATTCTCAATAATGAATCAACATTTGGCTCAGTTCCACATATATTAATTCAAAATTTTGGTGGCAATACAGCGAAAGCAATGCAAGCTTATAGTGAACTTTTTCCTCAAAACAAGATAATTTCATTAGTGGACTACCACAATAACGTAATTGAACAAGCATTAGAATCTTACAAAGTTTTAGGTAATAAGCTTTGAGGTGTTAGAATTGACACATCTAAAAATATGGTTGACCATATGTTTGATAACCAAGAAGAAAACCCAGAACACTATGGAGTAAATATCGAACAAGTCAAAAATTTAAGATCAGCCCTAGATAAAGTTGGTGCTAATGATGTCAAAATAGTTGTTAGTTCTGGTTTTAACGCAGCTAAAATTAAAAAATTTGAGGAAGCAGACACTCCAGTTGATAGTTATGGAGTTGGTGCCGGAATATTTAAATTTGTATCTAGTTTTAGTGCTGACGCAGTATTGCTAAATGGCAAAAAAGAAGCAAAAGAGGGTCGCGAATATAGACCTAATCCAAAATTGCAAATTTACCATTCTAAAAAATAA
- a CDS encoding MMB_0454 family protein, giving the protein MNLITTNCGLNLSYSITENVFNQLINQCFDEIKDVKLTNEARISFNKEQTNVSFEIDIKIRKGIGIQQIIETITQELESRCLGLLDIKPRSIRLCFVGYY; this is encoded by the coding sequence ATGAATTTAATAACTACGAATTGTGGATTAAATTTATCTTACTCAATTACAGAAAATGTTTTTAACCAACTAATAAACCAATGTTTTGATGAAATTAAGGACGTAAAATTAACTAACGAAGCAAGAATTTCATTCAACAAAGAACAAACAAATGTTTCATTTGAAATTGACATAAAAATTAGAAAAGGCATTGGCATTCAACAAATTATTGAAACTATAACACAAGAATTAGAATCTCGCTGTTTAGGTTTATTAGATATTAAACCCCGAAGTATAAGATTGTGTTTTGTTGGATATTATTAA
- the efp gene encoding elongation factor P: MINVNTFKPGITFEDEGEIFVVLEAQHSKQGRGQANVKAKVKNLRTGSTTIKSYTGGVMVSKAHIDKRPMNYLYSEGKNIILMDNETYEQIEVPVSHVEWEMNFIKEGSTVKVRMYKDEILDIEIEDTVTLEVIEAPDAVKGNTTTNPQKKVKVETGYELETPMFIKEGDLINISTSTGKYNGKGK, encoded by the coding sequence ATGATTAATGTTAATACATTTAAACCTGGGATTACTTTTGAAGATGAGGGCGAAATTTTTGTTGTTCTAGAAGCTCAACACTCAAAACAAGGTCGTGGTCAAGCAAACGTTAAAGCTAAGGTTAAGAACTTAAGAACAGGTTCAACAACAATTAAATCATACACAGGTGGTGTTATGGTTTCAAAAGCTCACATTGATAAAAGACCAATGAATTACTTATATTCAGAAGGTAAAAATATTATTTTAATGGACAATGAAACCTATGAACAAATTGAAGTACCTGTGAGCCATGTTGAGTGAGAAATGAATTTTATTAAAGAAGGTTCAACTGTCAAGGTTCGTATGTACAAGGATGAAATTTTGGACATTGAAATTGAAGATACAGTTACACTAGAAGTAATTGAAGCACCTGATGCAGTTAAAGGCAATACTACAACAAACCCACAAAAGAAAGTAAAAGTTGAAACAGGTTATGAGTTAGAAACACCTATGTTTATCAAAGAAGGTGACTTAATTAATATATCAACATCAACCGGTAAATATAATGGTAAAGGAAAATAA
- a CDS encoding HAD family hydrolase, which yields MKRNIDAYFIDLDGTLLDLPNGEETISEENVKAIVELNKSKPVVISTGRANSSFVLSLIDKLKCPYAVCQNGALIIDKNNNILAKYEIENGDVDSVVELLIKEKMFIIFNGDNKIFGPCETSPFIRPWTAKLDKFKYEQMPKYSKVTKILTFGKDKEEINKFYKFLTNKYPSLSFHIVSKGYSIEITHKSATKGKGNAFVCNLLNIDAKNAAHIGDSGNDINALPEVGTFIAMGNAMDEVKAVANYIGPSFENCGISKLFEELGEIQPKNQKMGKKISKQAKLW from the coding sequence ATGAAAAGAAATATTGATGCTTACTTTATTGATTTAGATGGAACCCTATTAGATTTGCCTAATGGAGAGGAAACGATTTCAGAAGAAAATGTTAAAGCTATTGTTGAATTAAATAAATCTAAACCAGTTGTTATTTCAACTGGTAGAGCTAATAGTTCTTTTGTTTTGTCATTAATTGATAAACTAAAATGTCCATATGCTGTGTGTCAAAATGGTGCATTAATCATTGATAAAAATAATAATATTTTAGCCAAATATGAAATTGAGAATGGTGATGTTGATAGTGTTGTTGAATTATTAATTAAAGAAAAAATGTTCATAATTTTCAATGGAGATAATAAAATTTTTGGTCCTTGCGAAACAAGTCCGTTTATTAGACCGTGAACTGCAAAACTTGATAAATTTAAGTATGAGCAAATGCCTAAATATTCAAAAGTAACAAAAATTTTAACTTTTGGAAAGGATAAAGAGGAAATTAACAAATTTTACAAATTTTTGACTAATAAATATCCATCATTATCTTTTCATATTGTATCAAAAGGATATTCAATTGAAATAACGCATAAAAGTGCAACAAAAGGTAAAGGTAATGCCTTTGTTTGTAACTTATTAAATATAGATGCTAAAAATGCGGCTCATATTGGGGATAGTGGTAATGATATTAATGCACTACCTGAAGTAGGAACATTTATTGCTATGGGAAATGCTATGGATGAAGTAAAAGCAGTTGCAAATTATATAGGTCCATCATTTGAAAATTGTGGAATATCTAAATTATTTGAAGAATTAGGAGAAATTCAACCGAAAAATCAAAAAATGGGTAAAAAAATATCAAAGCAAGCCAAACTTTGGTAA
- a CDS encoding IS30 family transposase, with amino-acid sequence MNYKHLSKEERYLIQTFINKGYSLRKISSIIGRSASTISRELKRNTSLNGFYIYDKADLKAKRRSLHKSFFKFQINFKFKEFSALFSKKYNKKFFGVKATYHFIDENFPEIDKPTIRTVFNWIKTNGWTIAKKDRLRQYYKKGGKRGKDFIKRLIKTSDYVFPIWARPKKIDLREEYGHWEADLVIGKKSNGFRNILTLKERKTRYSISDFVESKNHFKINKKIRELIKNNNLIVHSITTDNGIEFEGLGLVAKWLNIIIYKAEPFASFQRGSNENYNGMLRREWKKGTDFNNISYEELKEVEKQINRMPREVLNWKTSEECFLFENFGIIE; translated from the coding sequence ATGAATTATAAACATTTATCAAAGGAAGAGAGATATTTAATACAAACTTTTATTAATAAAGGTTATTCATTAAGAAAAATATCTTCAATTATTGGCAGAAGTGCTTCAACAATCTCAAGGGAATTGAAACGAAATACAAGTCTAAACGGTTTTTATATTTATGATAAAGCAGATTTAAAGGCTAAAAGACGTTCACTCCATAAATCGTTTTTCAAGTTTCAAATCAATTTTAAATTTAAAGAATTTTCTGCACTTTTCTCTAAAAAATATAATAAAAAATTTTTTGGTGTTAAGGCTACATATCATTTCATTGATGAAAATTTTCCTGAAATAGATAAACCTACAATCAGAACGGTTTTTAATTGAATTAAGACTAACGGTTGAACAATAGCAAAAAAAGACAGACTGAGACAATATTATAAAAAAGGTGGAAAAAGGGGAAAAGACTTTATTAAAAGACTAATAAAGACATCTGATTATGTTTTTCCTATTTGAGCAAGACCTAAGAAAATTGATTTAAGAGAAGAATATGGCCATTGAGAGGCGGATTTAGTAATTGGTAAGAAAAGTAATGGTTTTCGTAATATTTTAACACTTAAAGAAAGAAAAACAAGATATAGTATTTCTGATTTTGTTGAAAGTAAAAATCATTTTAAGATTAATAAAAAAATAAGAGAATTAATAAAAAATAATAACCTAATTGTTCACTCAATTACCACTGATAACGGAATTGAATTTGAAGGTTTAGGACTAGTTGCAAAATGATTGAATATAATCATTTATAAAGCAGAACCATTTGCTTCTTTTCAAAGAGGGAGCAACGAAAACTATAATGGTATGTTAAGAAGAGAATGAAAAAAAGGAACCGATTTTAATAATATTAGTTATGAAGAACTTAAAGAAGTAGAAAAACAAATTAATAGAATGCCACGCGAAGTTTTAAACTGAAAAACCAGTGAAGAATGCTTTCTTTTTGAGAATTTTGGAATTATCGAATAG
- a CDS encoding LemA family protein: MANLYNHESSKPTSDQGYNPRTISSEIPVKVNGFGKFIWYLLFIFIVPIFIHIKWVNEFKRRQLEISNNASLIDTQLASRAQKILRMVESVSSHMRFEKDIMTQVAQYRSAATKVQEQSVNTDGNISAEAMEARQNLENQTAPLLTRFMAQFEAYPELKSAELVKDLNEQIVECENNIASARRLYNSNATIFNQEIFSYPKSVTASSMKLTTILLFQAKESDRQDISAKLY; the protein is encoded by the coding sequence ATGGCAAATTTATATAACCATGAGTCATCAAAACCAACTAGCGACCAAGGTTACAACCCACGGACAATAAGTAGTGAAATTCCTGTAAAGGTTAATGGTTTCGGAAAATTTATTTGATATTTATTATTTATTTTTATTGTTCCAATCTTTATTCATATTAAATGAGTAAATGAGTTTAAAAGAAGACAGCTTGAAATTAGCAATAATGCTTCATTGATTGATACCCAATTAGCAAGTAGAGCACAAAAGATTTTACGTATGGTTGAATCTGTAAGTTCACATATGAGATTTGAAAAAGATATCATGACACAGGTGGCTCAATACCGTTCTGCTGCAACAAAAGTTCAAGAACAATCGGTAAATACCGATGGTAATATATCGGCAGAAGCTATGGAAGCACGTCAAAACCTTGAAAATCAAACAGCTCCACTTTTAACCAGATTTATGGCTCAATTTGAAGCTTACCCAGAACTTAAAAGTGCTGAATTAGTTAAGGATTTAAATGAGCAAATTGTTGAATGCGAAAACAATATTGCTTCAGCAAGAAGACTTTACAATTCAAATGCAACTATATTTAATCAAGAAATCTTTTCATATCCAAAAAGTGTTACTGCTTCAAGCATGAAATTAACAACTATTTTGTTATTCCAAGCTAAAGAATCAGATAGACAAGATATTAGTGCAAAATTATACTAA